A section of the Asticcacaulis sp. EMRT-3 genome encodes:
- a CDS encoding magnesium transporter CorA family protein → MFSLYAAGRDAEICTDPHQADAALSEATWPDTVWIDLLKPVRDEELKLEARLGVQLPTREDMAEIEASSRLYLEDGAAFMTAQIVFFGGQAHLQSGPVTFVLAGQRLVTIRYVEPASFTIFRDHTLKQPLLCADGPATFLNLLDVIIDRTADLIEKTQGGIDELSRSIFTSRRHKRLEDVLIQLGNAQNDIVKIRDSLVTFARLTAFAAGLDPALTRGKATGSQDFQDRLHTMSQDVASLSDHATYVSGNIAFLLDAALGLINVEQNSVMKVISVTSVVFLPLTLIASIYGMNFDHMPFLHNPDAFWASLIIMFAIAVALVWWFRAKRWV, encoded by the coding sequence ATGTTCAGTCTGTATGCGGCGGGCCGCGACGCGGAAATCTGCACCGATCCCCATCAGGCGGACGCGGCTCTGTCGGAAGCGACCTGGCCGGACACGGTCTGGATCGACCTGCTCAAGCCGGTACGCGATGAAGAGCTGAAGCTGGAGGCGCGACTCGGCGTGCAATTGCCGACGCGCGAAGACATGGCCGAGATCGAAGCGTCGAGCCGGCTCTATCTCGAAGACGGAGCGGCCTTCATGACCGCCCAGATCGTCTTTTTCGGCGGGCAGGCCCATTTGCAGAGCGGGCCGGTCACCTTTGTGCTGGCCGGGCAGCGTCTCGTCACCATCCGCTATGTCGAGCCGGCCTCTTTCACCATTTTCCGCGATCACACCCTCAAGCAGCCGCTCCTCTGCGCTGATGGGCCGGCTACCTTCCTCAATCTGCTGGATGTGATCATCGACCGCACCGCCGACCTGATCGAAAAGACGCAGGGCGGCATCGACGAATTGTCGCGCTCGATCTTCACGTCGCGCCGTCACAAGCGGCTGGAAGACGTACTGATCCAGCTTGGCAATGCCCAGAACGACATCGTCAAGATCCGCGATTCGCTCGTCACCTTCGCGCGCCTGACCGCCTTCGCCGCCGGGCTTGATCCGGCCCTGACACGCGGCAAGGCGACCGGCAGCCAGGATTTTCAGGATCGCCTGCATACGATGAGCCAGGACGTGGCTTCGCTAAGTGACCACGCCACCTATGTGTCGGGCAATATCGCCTTTCTGCTCGATGCGGCGCTGGGCCTGATCAATGTCGAGCAGAATTCGGTGATGAAGGTGATTTCGGTCACCTCGGTGGTGTTTCTGCCGCTGACCCTGATCGCATCGATCTACGGCATGAATTTCGACCACATGCCCTTTTTGCACAATCCCGATGCCTTCTGGGCGTCGCTGATCATCATGTTCGCCATTGCGGTGGCGCTGGTCTGGTGGTTCCGCGCCAAGCGCTGGGTATAG
- a CDS encoding YnbE family lipoprotein, whose amino-acid sequence MKTLIALATAALCASALAACTPSVNVNVNLAPIYAKLDVNVKVQLDQDVKALVQQNPDLF is encoded by the coding sequence ATGAAAACACTAATCGCTCTGGCGACCGCCGCCTTATGCGCCTCTGCGCTGGCGGCCTGTACGCCTTCGGTGAATGTCAATGTCAATCTGGCGCCGATCTATGCCAAGCTTGATGTCAATGTGAAGGTTCAGCTCGATCAGGACGTGAAGGCCCTGGTGCAGCAGAATCCTGACCTGTTCTAA
- a CDS encoding M23 family metallopeptidase: MAQLDPRRQPVRLTPMILASAAAVTVVSLLWRVLQPLPGLVQPMDPAASMSLETRAYAEAATRPGYSQPVDMPISLRAGETLADAVARMGVAPAEARAAVTLLSQAFNLKNLKAGLSIEAAIARPANGGDAPAQLLGLTLRTGPARQLTLTTARDGAMRLRALEESVRDERRVAIGTINGSLFTSAAALGATPSLTAQVVKLFAHKLDFERDIQSGDTFKLVFDRKVTESGRTVEAGNLLYAEINAKSGVDRFYSFQPKGDSQIEYYDQNGKNIKGFLLTTPVYGARISSPFGRRSDPFLGFSKMHTGIDFAAPTGTPIMAAGDGVVEDAKWWGGYGRWVRLRHNAEWETGYGHMSAIAVKPGQHVTQGQIIGYVGTTGHSTGPHLHFEVWQNGHPIDPKSAKVPDSNVLQGQDMVAFRARKRAIDTMIAMAETHTGDDANSGALAVNTGSYHFQDENSTTLPASTALAQTEASPVRVNSLMPLRSGLSTTRGMK; encoded by the coding sequence ATGGCTCAACTTGATCCCCGTCGCCAACCTGTAAGACTGACGCCGATGATCCTGGCCAGCGCCGCCGCCGTCACCGTGGTGAGCCTGTTGTGGCGCGTCCTGCAACCCCTGCCCGGCCTCGTTCAGCCTATGGATCCCGCCGCCAGCATGTCGCTGGAAACCAGAGCCTATGCCGAAGCCGCCACGCGCCCCGGTTACAGCCAGCCGGTCGATATGCCCATTTCGCTGCGCGCCGGTGAAACCCTGGCCGACGCCGTGGCGCGCATGGGCGTGGCCCCCGCCGAGGCCAGGGCCGCCGTCACCCTGCTGTCGCAGGCGTTCAATCTGAAGAATCTTAAAGCGGGCCTCAGCATAGAGGCCGCCATTGCCCGTCCTGCCAATGGCGGCGATGCCCCGGCCCAGCTTCTGGGTCTGACCCTGCGCACCGGCCCGGCCCGCCAACTGACCCTGACCACGGCGCGCGACGGCGCCATGCGTCTGCGCGCCCTCGAAGAATCAGTGCGTGATGAACGCCGCGTCGCCATCGGCACGATCAATGGCTCCTTGTTCACCTCGGCGGCGGCGCTCGGTGCCACGCCGTCGCTCACCGCCCAGGTGGTCAAGCTGTTTGCCCACAAGCTCGATTTTGAGCGCGATATTCAGTCAGGCGATACCTTCAAGCTGGTGTTCGACCGCAAGGTGACCGAAAGCGGCCGCACGGTTGAGGCCGGCAATCTGCTCTATGCCGAAATCAATGCCAAAAGCGGTGTTGACCGCTTCTATTCGTTCCAGCCCAAGGGCGACAGCCAGATCGAATATTACGATCAGAATGGCAAGAATATCAAAGGCTTCCTTCTGACAACCCCGGTATATGGCGCGCGCATCTCCTCACCGTTCGGGCGGCGCTCCGATCCCTTCCTCGGTTTCAGCAAGATGCACACCGGCATCGATTTTGCCGCCCCTACCGGCACGCCGATCATGGCCGCCGGCGATGGCGTGGTGGAAGATGCCAAATGGTGGGGCGGTTACGGACGCTGGGTGCGCCTGCGCCATAATGCCGAATGGGAAACGGGCTACGGCCACATGTCGGCCATCGCCGTCAAGCCGGGCCAGCACGTCACCCAGGGCCAGATCATCGGCTATGTCGGCACCACGGGACATTCCACCGGGCCGCACCTGCACTTTGAAGTCTGGCAAAATGGTCACCCGATCGACCCGAAAAGCGCCAAGGTGCCCGATTCCAATGTGCTGCAAGGTCAGGATATGGTGGCCTTCCGCGCCCGCAAACGCGCCATCGATACGATGATCGCTATGGCCGAAACCCATACAGGCGACGATGCCAATTCCGGCGCGCTGGCCGTCAATACCGGTTCCTACCATTTTCAGGACGAAAACAGCACCACGCTTCCGGCCAGTACCGCCCTGGCGCAAACCGAAGCCAGCCCCGTGCGCGTCAACAGCCTGATGCCTTTGCGCTCTGGCCTGTCCACAACGCGCGGCATGAAATAG
- a CDS encoding CHAP domain-containing protein gives MKKTVSAFAFAMITLCTASPLYARTVSHAKARSSHHVSASTPYLQCVTFARQLSGIQIFGDAWTWWEKATDKYDEGHAPKPGAVLVFRPQGKMRLGHVAVVTQIITNRYIQVTHANWSPINGRRGQVEDHVNVLDVSDKGDWSKVKVWYGPLNDLGTTVYDTYGFIYNNTPQKVAEPETQPQTSPMAAPVQVAVTDTPASIPDELKAALTPGNTQGFLNAKARPVTVSAHVKGKAAAQLVAQIDNDAPDDSPKPVLKSVSHKAHAKKAAESHAKRRHHPGLRHR, from the coding sequence GTGAAAAAAACCGTGTCGGCGTTCGCTTTTGCCATGATCACCCTATGCACTGCCAGTCCGCTTTATGCGCGGACGGTGAGCCATGCGAAAGCCCGTTCTTCGCACCATGTTTCTGCCTCAACCCCTTATTTGCAATGCGTTACCTTTGCCCGTCAGTTAAGCGGAATCCAGATTTTCGGCGATGCCTGGACCTGGTGGGAAAAGGCGACCGACAAGTATGATGAAGGCCATGCGCCCAAGCCCGGCGCGGTTCTCGTCTTCCGTCCGCAGGGCAAGATGCGCCTCGGCCATGTTGCGGTCGTGACGCAAATTATCACCAATCGCTACATCCAGGTTACCCATGCCAACTGGTCGCCGATCAATGGCCGCCGGGGTCAGGTGGAAGATCACGTAAATGTGCTCGACGTGTCCGACAAGGGCGACTGGAGCAAGGTCAAGGTGTGGTACGGCCCGCTGAACGACCTCGGCACCACGGTCTATGACACCTATGGCTTCATCTATAATAATACGCCGCAAAAGGTGGCCGAGCCCGAAACCCAGCCGCAGACATCACCAATGGCCGCCCCGGTTCAGGTGGCCGTCACGGATACGCCGGCATCGATACCGGATGAGCTGAAAGCCGCGCTCACGCCCGGTAATACGCAAGGCTTCCTGAATGCGAAGGCCAGGCCGGTCACAGTATCGGCCCACGTCAAGGGCAAGGCCGCCGCCCAACTGGTGGCGCAGATCGATAATGATGCGCCCGATGATTCGCCAAAGCCTGTGCTCAAGTCCGTTAGCCATAAGGCCCACGCTAAAAAAGCAGCGGAAAGCCATGCCAAACGCCGTCATCATCCCGGCTTGCGTCATCGCTAA
- a CDS encoding YdbH domain-containing protein, with the protein MTSPVSLHDDDALWFPVAVGAGESFSRPIGADGAARHEGEEDGIGLPRRTGTSDGGPKGPKKRGGVRASSWLWLTLWGAAAAGIVVYAARKDIAAEIAQGWLSSQGAHGRVHFDQLSLSHAEGSLLIGPPGQPDFSLDHFEVDYTLNPFARAGLPLARVTRARLVHPVMQMALHDGKLSYGSLDRLVQNILSAPPSKAPPPHDILVENLSVRLATDYGPMRGLGNISLHDGQLTSLNLNIPAGHFSGPLGEGDLGEAQILARSVQTAQNGEQLHLQARLTGDNWRIGENGSPVEDVNDGEMVAASDVALTLDALLPYRKSKSLEDAFSGASEATLTAQSAMVATGGTVFDGLDATLKLAGSLKSGASSGGFNGAAYLSANAGAVHSGVLDARSLHLTGDKLALQTQYNNRTGVTLSLNGPVNGQIGHLQQGDLAIDDAAVDLGRLVLVSDSGGAQADFDGQMRLGRLASGGAALTQARLRLTGEGRSDAASGGWSLTAQSDIDASGHYGGLDAAAQGRAARVAVTAAPGAPVPAQPADAMVALDRGFDHFALHAQGIGLNLASGGGDTGTHITLRLKDQLALDLAGGGQVIVKPVSGKALFDSQSGGALTAALSGPDLPQGTLDVSGFGLDPHGNAVGQYHLAGRLDVAPVAGAQFDGQGRFATTPDGGLTASLTDPASFTAASAELGDHVEHLKATIIPDQQPLLRMTPQGWHVAASYDGLSFDAPNEQVAFGGGKGDFTAFSIPGSEATGLTAALLSGQVSDALTGAATRFHPLQIQGAMKQNAQAMTGRFYAATPQAKGADGQPLRIAQIDLDNGVTSGRGSLTFKTLDLSFSPQGLQPAQLTPMASAFSHVTGQASFTGGFNWVADKVTSGGVLTLDGLDFTGATGVSQGLNGKLSFTSLSPLTSGPDQRISVATMQAGLPLSDLEVGMQFFGDRLAIDEAHVMTPGGQVRFEPMDIPFDTATPIHGTIAFDGLDFGKIVAATSLATSMSFDGTLTGRLPFAVDNGHFTVSNGSMASDRPGRISVKRQAVTGVDATGNVTSKDIAPGTAAVAAANADAVAASDPNFNPFQDLAYQAIEHISYDEIDAKVNSQAGGILDNSFHIKGSFDPPQKQKATISLFDYISGAWMKKPIKLPSGTPVELYLDVPVNLDEILGDLGAYSSDTAGK; encoded by the coding sequence ATGACTTCGCCTGTTTCCCTTCATGATGATGACGCTTTGTGGTTTCCCGTGGCCGTGGGCGCGGGCGAAAGCTTTTCGCGTCCCATAGGCGCGGATGGCGCGGCCCGGCATGAGGGTGAGGAGGACGGCATCGGTCTGCCGCGACGCACGGGCACATCAGACGGCGGGCCGAAAGGGCCTAAGAAAAGAGGCGGTGTGCGGGCATCGAGCTGGCTGTGGCTGACCCTGTGGGGCGCGGCGGCGGCGGGTATTGTCGTCTATGCCGCGCGCAAGGATATTGCCGCCGAAATCGCGCAGGGCTGGCTCAGCAGCCAGGGCGCGCACGGGCGCGTGCATTTCGACCAGTTGAGCCTCAGCCATGCCGAGGGCAGCCTGCTGATAGGGCCGCCAGGCCAGCCCGATTTCAGCCTTGATCATTTTGAGGTCGATTACACGCTCAATCCATTCGCGCGCGCCGGTTTGCCACTGGCGCGGGTGACGCGGGCGCGTCTCGTGCATCCGGTCATGCAGATGGCGCTGCATGATGGCAAGCTGAGCTACGGCTCGCTCGACAGGCTGGTGCAAAACATCCTGAGCGCTCCGCCTTCCAAGGCACCGCCGCCGCACGATATTCTGGTCGAAAACCTGTCGGTGCGGCTGGCCACTGATTACGGCCCGATGCGCGGGCTTGGCAATATCAGCCTGCATGACGGGCAGTTGACCTCGCTCAATCTGAACATTCCTGCCGGTCATTTCAGCGGGCCTCTGGGTGAGGGCGATCTGGGGGAGGCGCAGATTCTGGCGCGTTCGGTGCAAACGGCGCAAAATGGCGAACAATTGCACCTTCAGGCGCGGCTGACCGGCGATAACTGGCGCATCGGCGAAAACGGCAGTCCTGTCGAGGATGTCAATGATGGTGAAATGGTGGCGGCCAGCGATGTGGCGTTGACGCTCGACGCCTTGCTGCCATACCGCAAATCGAAATCGCTGGAGGACGCCTTCAGCGGCGCCAGCGAAGCCACGCTGACCGCACAGAGCGCGATGGTGGCGACGGGCGGCACGGTTTTCGATGGCCTCGACGCCACGCTGAAACTGGCCGGTTCGCTTAAAAGCGGCGCGTCCAGCGGCGGATTCAATGGCGCAGCCTACCTGTCGGCCAATGCCGGGGCGGTTCATAGCGGCGTGCTCGATGCGCGTTCGCTGCATCTGACCGGCGACAAGCTGGCCTTGCAGACCCAGTATAATAACCGGACGGGCGTTACCCTGTCGCTCAACGGGCCGGTGAACGGGCAGATCGGTCACCTGCAACAGGGTGATCTTGCCATCGACGATGCGGCGGTCGATCTTGGCCGTCTGGTGCTGGTCAGCGATTCGGGCGGCGCTCAGGCCGATTTCGACGGCCAGATGCGTCTGGGACGGCTGGCTTCGGGCGGTGCGGCCCTGACTCAGGCGCGGCTGCGCCTGACGGGGGAAGGGCGCAGCGATGCGGCCTCCGGCGGCTGGAGCCTGACGGCGCAGAGCGACATCGACGCCAGCGGTCATTATGGTGGCCTCGATGCGGCGGCGCAAGGTCGGGCGGCGCGGGTTGCGGTGACGGCGGCACCCGGCGCGCCTGTGCCTGCCCAACCGGCCGATGCGATGGTGGCGCTTGATCGTGGCTTTGATCACTTTGCCCTGCACGCTCAAGGTATTGGCCTTAACCTGGCCTCGGGCGGCGGCGATACAGGCACACACATCACCTTGCGCCTCAAGGATCAGCTTGCGCTCGATCTGGCGGGGGGCGGTCAGGTCATTGTCAAGCCGGTCAGTGGCAAGGCCCTGTTCGACAGCCAGTCGGGCGGCGCGCTGACCGCGGCTTTAAGCGGGCCCGACCTGCCGCAAGGCACGCTCGATGTCAGCGGTTTCGGCCTCGATCCGCACGGTAATGCGGTGGGGCAGTATCATCTGGCAGGGCGGCTGGATGTCGCACCTGTGGCGGGGGCGCAGTTTGACGGGCAGGGCCGGTTTGCCACGACGCCCGACGGCGGCTTGACGGCCAGCCTGACCGATCCGGCCAGCTTTACGGCGGCTTCGGCGGAACTGGGTGATCATGTCGAGCATCTGAAGGCAACCATCATACCCGATCAGCAACCGCTTCTGCGCATGACGCCGCAAGGCTGGCATGTGGCGGCCAGCTATGACGGCCTGAGCTTTGACGCACCCAATGAGCAGGTGGCTTTTGGCGGCGGCAAGGGTGACTTCACGGCCTTTTCGATCCCCGGCAGCGAGGCCACCGGCCTGACGGCGGCGCTCTTGTCAGGGCAGGTCAGCGATGCGCTGACCGGCGCTGCCACACGCTTTCATCCCTTGCAGATTCAAGGCGCTATGAAGCAAAATGCCCAGGCCATGACCGGGCGCTTCTATGCCGCGACGCCGCAGGCCAAGGGCGCGGATGGCCAGCCCTTGCGGATCGCGCAGATCGACCTTGATAATGGCGTCACCAGCGGACGCGGCAGCCTGACCTTTAAAACGCTCGATCTCAGCTTCTCACCACAGGGTCTGCAACCGGCGCAACTGACCCCGATGGCCTCGGCCTTCAGCCATGTGACGGGCCAGGCGAGCTTTACCGGCGGTTTTAACTGGGTGGCCGATAAGGTGACGAGCGGCGGGGTTCTGACCCTTGACGGGCTGGATTTCACCGGTGCCACCGGGGTTTCGCAAGGGCTGAACGGCAAGCTCAGCTTCACCTCTTTGTCGCCGCTCACCTCCGGCCCCGATCAGCGCATCAGCGTAGCCACGATGCAGGCAGGGCTGCCGTTGAGTGATCTCGAAGTGGGTATGCAGTTTTTCGGCGACCGGCTGGCCATTGACGAGGCGCATGTCATGACGCCGGGCGGGCAGGTGCGCTTTGAGCCGATGGATATTCCGTTCGACACCGCCACGCCCATCCACGGCACCATTGCCTTCGACGGGCTCGATTTCGGCAAGATTGTCGCCGCCACCAGCCTGGCCACCAGTATGAGTTTTGACGGCACCCTGACTGGACGCCTGCCCTTTGCGGTCGATAACGGCCATTTCACGGTCAGCAATGGCAGCATGGCTTCGGACAGGCCGGGGCGCATTTCTGTGAAGCGTCAGGCCGTCACCGGGGTGGACGCCACGGGCAATGTGACCAGCAAGGATATAGCCCCCGGCACGGCTGCCGTGGCCGCCGCCAATGCCGACGCGGTGGCGGCTTCCGATCCGAATTTCAACCCGTTCCAGGATCTCGCCTATCAGGCCATCGAGCATATCAGCTACGACGAAATCGACGCCAAGGTGAATTCGCAGGCGGGCGGCATTCTCGACAACAGCTTCCATATCAAGGGTTCTTTCGATCCGCCGCAAAAGCAGAAGGCGACGATCAGCCTGTTCGACTATATCAGCGGCGCCTGGATGAAGAAGCCGATCAAGCTGCCTTCGGGCACGCCGGTGGAACTGTATCTCGATGTGCCGGTCAATCTCGATGAAATCCTCGGCGATCTGGGCGCTTACAGCAGCGATACGGCAGGGAAATAG
- a CDS encoding Fur family transcriptional regulator, which yields MSHLCEHTHDHDHDLKPVDKAARLLEAQALCVDSGERMTTSRLRTYELILEASGPIKAYDVIDRFHPDGAAKPPTVYRALSFLEQMGLIHRIESLNAFVACDTRDHAHTAGFLLCECCGSSEEIALPTLADIEASAARNGFQVTRVTLEARGLCRACQTAG from the coding sequence ATGAGCCATCTATGCGAACATACCCACGATCACGATCATGACCTGAAACCGGTCGATAAGGCCGCGCGCCTGCTGGAGGCCCAGGCCCTGTGCGTCGATTCCGGCGAGCGCATGACCACGTCGCGCCTGCGCACCTATGAGCTGATCCTCGAGGCCAGCGGCCCGATCAAGGCCTATGATGTCATCGACCGTTTCCACCCCGATGGCGCGGCCAAGCCGCCCACCGTGTACCGCGCCCTCAGCTTCCTGGAGCAGATGGGGCTGATCCACCGCATCGAGAGCCTCAATGCCTTCGTGGCCTGCGACACACGCGATCACGCCCATACGGCGGGCTTTTTACTGTGCGAGTGCTGCGGCTCCAGCGAGGAAATCGCCCTGCCGACCCTGGCCGACATCGAGGCCAGCGCCGCGCGCAACGGCTTTCAGGTGACGCGCGTCACCCTGGAAGCGCGCGGGCTGTGCCGCGCCTGCCAGACGGCGGGCTGA
- a CDS encoding acyltransferase, which produces MPQDHLKPLTSLRFFAATWVVLYTYIHELKGAFDIGVFDKGYLGVDLFFILSGFILSYVYLEAFGERRFTYGQFIVHRLARIYPLHIATLGFTLLLIAAAALKGLHLDPNADNWAALPAHLFLVQAWGLAPTASFNHPSWSISAEWFAYLTFPVTAMLAIALRKRPMVAVGLAMGFMAVIYTVFQAISGFPLTEATFQWGALRIVPCFLYGSALFLAWRAGAVARPRVALAGAVIASLTVIFAASFAPSDLLIVLALGLLVLSLAGLAPKPGESGLLSSRVLIYLGEISFATYMIYVPWKWVYLKGVDRLLGLEGHGLPFVWWLAGLLALVPLSMLAHHLVERPCRKIVRYYGEKWLKSGTYAKVNRVNFLHQPHEKRFEN; this is translated from the coding sequence ATGCCACAGGATCATCTCAAGCCGCTCACCTCGCTGCGTTTCTTCGCCGCCACCTGGGTCGTGCTCTATACCTATATTCACGAGCTGAAGGGCGCGTTTGACATAGGCGTGTTCGACAAGGGCTATCTCGGCGTCGATCTGTTCTTCATCCTGTCGGGTTTTATCCTGTCCTATGTCTATCTCGAAGCCTTTGGCGAGCGCCGGTTTACCTATGGCCAGTTCATCGTGCACCGGCTGGCGCGCATCTATCCCCTGCATATCGCCACGCTCGGCTTCACCCTGCTGCTGATCGCCGCCGCCGCCCTGAAGGGGCTGCATCTCGATCCGAATGCCGATAACTGGGCAGCCCTGCCGGCGCATCTGTTCCTCGTTCAGGCCTGGGGACTGGCGCCCACGGCTTCGTTCAATCATCCGTCCTGGTCGATCTCAGCCGAATGGTTCGCCTATCTGACCTTCCCGGTCACCGCGATGCTGGCCATCGCCTTGCGCAAACGCCCGATGGTGGCGGTGGGACTGGCTATGGGCTTTATGGCCGTGATCTATACCGTGTTTCAGGCCATATCCGGTTTTCCGCTGACTGAGGCCACCTTCCAGTGGGGGGCTTTACGTATCGTGCCGTGCTTCCTGTACGGCAGCGCGCTGTTCCTGGCATGGCGCGCCGGTGCCGTGGCGCGGCCGCGTGTGGCTCTGGCCGGTGCGGTGATTGCCAGCCTGACCGTGATCTTTGCGGCCAGTTTTGCACCGTCGGATCTGTTGATCGTGCTGGCGCTCGGCCTGCTGGTTCTGTCGCTGGCCGGACTGGCGCCGAAGCCAGGTGAAAGCGGCCTCCTGTCCAGCCGTGTGCTCATCTATCTCGGCGAAATCAGCTTCGCCACCTATATGATCTATGTGCCGTGGAAGTGGGTTTATCTGAAAGGCGTGGACAGGCTGCTCGGCCTCGAAGGTCATGGTCTGCCGTTTGTCTGGTGGCTGGCCGGACTGCTGGCCCTGGTGCCCTTATCGATGCTGGCACATCATCTGGTGGAGCGCCCGTGTCGCAAGATTGTGCGGTACTATGGTGAAAAGTGGCTAAAATCGGGCACTTACGCAAAAGTGAACAGGGTTAATTTTCTACACCAGCCGCACGAAAAGAGGTTTGAAAATTAA
- a CDS encoding pentapeptide repeat-containing protein: MSAATLQNLDQASLHHILELHTMFKARRPGDRIANLSYIDLTGVKLEGVDLSDANLTGARLYGAALRDANFIRANLYGADLRNADMRFARLDRADLRGACLRGANLTAASLIGCDLREGSIAFKDEKQGLRLMKHEKRPGELDYAVLTGADLSGARMNGTQAVATDFRDANLSGAVMSQAKLRKANLSSANLSGANLTSADLTGADLTDAIMVDTTTAGCNFSEADKTGVLDGPQPVYIDDHPLIECIASHEAWVKTGGAQGTRQILNGVDFRLADDLRKRSLSTLEAENGVFFGLDLSGIEMQGANLVNADLRRCNLSGADLRGARLIGAKLGHANLEGANLGPLELGAGRILRSDLSRARLPYASLINADLTRARMLEAVLDHVRDKGCNYTLTERA, encoded by the coding sequence ATGTCCGCCGCCACCCTGCAAAACCTCGATCAGGCGTCCCTGCATCATATTCTTGAACTGCACACCATGTTCAAGGCCCGGCGGCCCGGCGACCGTATCGCCAATCTCAGCTATATCGACCTGACCGGCGTCAAGCTGGAAGGCGTTGACTTAAGCGACGCCAATCTGACCGGGGCGCGGCTCTACGGGGCGGCCTTGCGCGACGCCAATTTCATCCGCGCCAATCTGTATGGTGCCGATCTGCGCAATGCCGATATGCGTTTTGCCCGCCTTGATCGCGCCGATCTGCGCGGGGCCTGCCTGCGCGGGGCCAACCTGACCGCCGCCAGCCTGATCGGCTGTGACCTGCGCGAAGGCAGTATTGCCTTCAAGGACGAAAAGCAGGGGCTGCGCCTGATGAAGCACGAAAAGCGGCCGGGCGAACTCGATTACGCTGTCCTGACCGGGGCCGACCTGTCGGGGGCGCGCATGAACGGCACCCAGGCCGTCGCCACCGATTTCCGCGACGCCAATCTGAGTGGCGCGGTCATGTCGCAGGCCAAGCTGCGCAAGGCCAATCTGTCGAGCGCCAATCTCAGCGGCGCCAATCTGACCAGCGCCGACCTGACCGGGGCCGATCTGACCGACGCCATCATGGTCGATACCACCACGGCGGGCTGCAATTTCAGCGAAGCCGACAAGACCGGCGTGCTCGATGGCCCGCAACCGGTCTATATCGACGATCACCCGCTGATCGAATGCATCGCCAGCCACGAGGCCTGGGTCAAAACCGGTGGCGCACAAGGCACGCGGCAAATCCTGAACGGCGTCGATTTCCGCCTGGCGGACGACCTGCGCAAACGCAGCCTGTCCACGCTGGAGGCCGAGAATGGCGTCTTTTTCGGCCTCGATCTGAGCGGTATCGAGATGCAGGGCGCTAATCTCGTCAATGCCGATCTGCGTCGCTGCAATCTGAGCGGGGCCGATTTACGCGGCGCGCGCCTGATCGGTGCCAAACTCGGCCACGCCAATCTCGAAGGAGCTAATCTCGGCCCGCTCGAACTGGGCGCAGGCCGCATCCTGCGCAGCGATCTGTCGCGCGCCCGCCTGCCCTATGCCAGCCTGATCAATGCCGACCTGACGCGGGCGCGCATGTTGGAAGCCGTGCTCGATCATGTCCGTGACAAGGGCTGTAACTACACCCTCACCGAGCGCGCCTGA
- a CDS encoding YdbL family protein yields MKSHSFLKAAAIAVSLSGAAVGAICLTTAPAYADIATAKALVDAAKATGTVGEMSTGYLGFVKDSGSNALKVAVDEINAGRKQVYAEAAAKNGVSAQAAAISAYTNVIVPRLKSGEFYQNAAGNWVQK; encoded by the coding sequence ATGAAATCCCATTCCTTCCTGAAAGCTGCCGCCATCGCGGTTTCCCTGTCCGGTGCGGCGGTTGGCGCGATCTGCCTGACCACGGCCCCCGCCTATGCTGACATTGCCACGGCGAAGGCGCTGGTGGATGCCGCCAAGGCCACCGGTACGGTCGGTGAAATGAGCACCGGCTATCTCGGTTTCGTCAAGGACAGCGGCAGCAACGCCCTGAAGGTGGCGGTCGATGAGATCAATGCCGGACGCAAGCAGGTCTATGCCGAGGCAGCGGCCAAGAACGGCGTGTCGGCACAGGCTGCGGCCATTTCGGCCTATACTAATGTGATCGTGCCCCGGCTGAAATCGGGCGAATTTTACCAGAATGCGGCGGGCAACTGGGTTCAGAAATAG